The Erwinia billingiae Eb661 nucleotide sequence TCCCGAAAGTAATCAGCTGTGTCAGCCACTAAAAAGCGTGCGTAGCCTACACCAGCATACGGATTAATTCGACCCGCGTGATGGCCGGGCGAAAGAGATTTTCTTAAGGAAGTTTATGACCAAATATAGCCTGCGGGCACGGATGATGATTTTAATACTGGCCCCGACGCTGATGATTGGCCTGTTATTAAGTACGTTTTTCATCGTACATCGCTATAACGAGCTGCAGAACCAGTTAGTGGACGCGGGCGCCAACATCATCGAGCCGCTGGCGGTTGCCAGTGAATATGGCATGACCTTTCACAGTAAAGAGTCGGTCAGGCAGCTGGTCAGCCTGCTGCACCGTCGCCACTCGGAAATCGTCCGCTCTATTTCGATTTTTGACGCGCAAAATCAGCTATTCGTCACCTCGAACTTTCATACCGACGCCGATAAGCTGCGGCTGCCGGCCGGGCAAAAATTGTCGAATTTATTCAGCTATCAGCGCGAAGGCAATTCGGTCATTCTGCGCACGCCAATTGTCTCTGAAAGCTATTATCCCGACGAGTCACCCGGCGAAGATGCCAAACCCGACGGCAATCCCCTCGGCTATGTGGCGATTGAATTAGATCTGCAGTCGGTGCGCTTGCAGCAATATAAGGAGGTATTTGTCTCCACTCTGCTGCTGCTGCTCTGTTTGTGTCTGGCGATGTACTTTGCCTATCGCCTGATGCGCGATGTCACCAGCCCGATCCGCGATATGGTCAGCACCGTTGACCGCATTCGTCGCGGCCAGCTGGACAGCCGGGTCAACGGCAATATGCTCGGTGAGCTGGATATGCTGAAGAACGGCATCAATTCGATGGCCATGTCGTTAACCGCCTACCACGAAGAGATGCAGCAAAATATCGACCAGGCGACCTCCGATCTGCGCGAAACGCTGGAGCAGATGGAGATCCAGAACGTGGAGCTGGATTTAGCCAAAAAGCGCGCGCAGGAAGCTGCGAGGATCAAGTCCGAGTTCCTGGCAAATATGTCGCACGAGCTGCGCACGCCGCTGAACGGCGTGATCGGCTTTACCCGCCAGACGCTGAAAACCCCGCTGAATATTACCCAACGCGACTATCTGCACACCATCGAGCGGTCTGCCAATAACCTGTTAAGCATCATCAACGACGTGCTCGACTTTTCCAAGCTGGAAGCGGGCAAGCTGGTGCTGGAAACCATCCCGTTCCCGCTGCGCGACACGCTGGATGAAGTGGTGGTGCTGCTGGCGCAGTCGGCCCATGAAAAAGGGCTGGAATTAACGCTCAGCATTCAGCCGGAGGTGCCGGATAACACCATCGGCGATCCGCTGCGCCTGCAGCAAATCATCATCAATCTGTTAGGCAACGCGATCAAATTTACCGAGCGGGGCAACATCGATATCCGTATTGAGCTGCGTTCGCTGAGCACTAACCGGGTGAATCTGGAAGTGCAGATCCACGATACCGGTATTGGCATCTC carries:
- the barA gene encoding two-component sensor histidine kinase BarA codes for the protein MTKYSLRARMMILILAPTLMIGLLLSTFFIVHRYNELQNQLVDAGANIIEPLAVASEYGMTFHSKESVRQLVSLLHRRHSEIVRSISIFDAQNQLFVTSNFHTDADKLRLPAGQKLSNLFSYQREGNSVILRTPIVSESYYPDESPGEDAKPDGNPLGYVAIELDLQSVRLQQYKEVFVSTLLLLLCLCLAMYFAYRLMRDVTSPIRDMVSTVDRIRRGQLDSRVNGNMLGELDMLKNGINSMAMSLTAYHEEMQQNIDQATSDLRETLEQMEIQNVELDLAKKRAQEAARIKSEFLANMSHELRTPLNGVIGFTRQTLKTPLNITQRDYLHTIERSANNLLSIINDVLDFSKLEAGKLVLETIPFPLRDTLDEVVVLLAQSAHEKGLELTLSIQPEVPDNTIGDPLRLQQIIINLLGNAIKFTERGNIDIRIELRSLSTNRVNLEVQIHDTGIGISEKQQSQLFQAFRQADASISRRHGGTGLGLVITQKLVNEMGGEISLHSRMNQGSTFWFNINLALNPNANSDRRATDCLIGKRLAYVEANSAAAKATLEMLGATQMNISYSTTLDGLPDGHFDALLLGLPVTKQADREISAELLLPALKRADNLIMALPCQMQIYAEELKSRGVNACLIKPVSLTRLLPVLIENHTREAVYLPARLRLPLTVMAVDDNPANLKLIGALLEEQVENIVLCDSGEAAIKQAQQRNLDIILMDIQMPDIDGIRASEIIRSYSQHASTPIVAVTAHALDGEKEHLIEAGMNDYLAKPIDEAKLSQLLARYTPGLLAVAAKLQDVPASLDWQLALRQAANKPDLARDLLQMLVDFLPEVKGLVESYMASDDTLALRDIVHKLHGSASYSGVPRLKQLCLQLEQGLRAHDSIDAVEPELFELLDEMENVARLAKNRLGL